The proteins below are encoded in one region of Fibrella aestuarina BUZ 2:
- a CDS encoding RagB/SusD family nutrient uptake outer membrane protein codes for MQLLHKKIVISTLTLTGLLLLDACSTDFLTRQPQGQYSPASLSNSNGIEGLLIGAYGMIDGQGIDGQDAWNHEVQNWVYGGIASDDAYKGTDSGDQPEQSFIERYDFQPTLNHTRNKWRGLYEGVARTNDLLDNLGAATGITDARKKQIEAEARFLRGYFHFEARKIFRYVPYIDEKIYDASDPNSTKVPNDKEIWPNIEADFQAAMAVLPETQAEPGRPTKWAAMAHLAKTYMFQGFDISTGAPNAAKLQQAKALLDQIVNSGKFSLMENYSQNFDSDTRNNKESIFEVQYAKSAADDGAANAGMGLAHPYASPWGCCGFYQPSQNLVNAYKTDANGLPLLDTFNDSDVKNDQGVAFEAAYTPHTGTLDPRLDWTVGRRGILFKDWKIHNSDFIRDQSYGGPYSPKKHVASRKNTLLGAGWVNLTANNYRMIRYSHVLLWLAEAETEVGSLTRARDLVNMIRKRAANPADFVKLATQGATRDAYTVDESKPAANYLIKEYPASAFATKEAARKAVRFETRLEFAMEGHRFFDLVRWGIAADVLNTYVTKEADKRTYKRGARFVKGRNEYYPVPQQAIDNAFKNGQPTLVQNPAYK; via the coding sequence ATGCAACTTCTTCATAAAAAAATTGTCATCTCGACGCTTACGCTCACCGGCCTTTTGCTGCTGGATGCGTGTAGCACCGACTTTCTGACCCGTCAGCCACAGGGACAGTACAGCCCCGCCTCGCTTAGCAACAGCAACGGCATCGAGGGGCTGCTGATTGGTGCCTATGGCATGATCGACGGACAGGGGATCGACGGGCAAGACGCCTGGAACCACGAAGTACAGAACTGGGTCTACGGTGGTATTGCATCAGACGATGCCTATAAAGGCACCGACTCGGGTGACCAACCCGAACAGTCGTTCATCGAACGCTACGACTTCCAGCCGACCCTCAACCACACCCGCAACAAATGGCGTGGGCTGTATGAGGGGGTTGCGCGTACCAATGACCTGCTCGACAACTTAGGCGCCGCCACAGGGATCACCGATGCCCGCAAGAAGCAGATCGAGGCCGAGGCCCGGTTCCTGCGCGGCTATTTCCACTTCGAGGCCCGGAAGATTTTCCGGTACGTTCCATACATCGACGAGAAAATCTACGATGCCAGCGACCCGAACTCGACCAAGGTTCCAAACGACAAGGAGATCTGGCCAAACATCGAAGCCGATTTCCAGGCAGCGATGGCGGTGCTGCCCGAAACACAGGCTGAACCCGGCCGCCCAACCAAGTGGGCAGCGATGGCACACCTAGCCAAGACCTACATGTTCCAGGGGTTTGATATCAGCACGGGTGCACCTAATGCGGCCAAACTGCAGCAGGCCAAAGCGCTGCTCGACCAAATCGTGAACAGCGGCAAATTCTCCCTGATGGAGAATTACTCGCAGAACTTCGATTCGGACACCCGCAACAACAAGGAGTCGATTTTCGAGGTGCAATATGCCAAGTCGGCGGCCGATGATGGCGCTGCCAATGCCGGTATGGGCCTGGCTCACCCCTACGCATCGCCTTGGGGCTGCTGCGGCTTCTATCAGCCGTCGCAAAACCTCGTGAACGCCTACAAAACCGACGCCAACGGCCTGCCCTTGCTCGACACGTTCAATGATTCTGACGTGAAAAATGACCAGGGTGTTGCCTTCGAAGCGGCTTACACGCCCCACACGGGCACCCTTGACCCCCGCCTCGACTGGACGGTTGGTCGCCGGGGTATCCTCTTCAAAGACTGGAAAATCCATAACAGCGACTTCATCCGCGATCAGTCGTATGGTGGCCCCTACTCGCCCAAGAAGCACGTTGCCTCGCGGAAAAACACGCTGCTGGGTGCCGGCTGGGTAAACCTGACGGCCAACAACTACCGCATGATCCGGTACTCGCACGTGCTGCTGTGGCTCGCCGAAGCCGAAACCGAAGTCGGTAGCCTGACCCGCGCCCGCGATCTGGTCAATATGATTCGGAAGCGTGCCGCCAACCCCGCCGACTTCGTGAAGCTGGCCACGCAGGGTGCCACCCGCGATGCCTACACGGTCGATGAAAGCAAGCCTGCCGCCAACTACCTCATCAAGGAGTACCCGGCGTCGGCGTTTGCCACCAAAGAAGCCGCTCGTAAGGCTGTCCGCTTTGAAACGCGCCTTGAGTTTGCGATGGAAGGACACCGGTTCTTCGATCTCGTTCGCTGGGGTATCGCAGCCGACGTACTCAACACCTACGTAACGAAGGAGGCCGACAAACGTACCTACAAGCGCGGTGCCCGGTTTGTAAAGGGCCGGAACGAGTATTACCCCGTTCCCCAACAAGCCATCGATAATGCCTTCAAAAACGGTCAGCCCACGCTGGTGCAGAACCCGGCCTACAAGTAG